A section of the Mesorhizobium loti genome encodes:
- a CDS encoding xanthine dehydrogenase family protein molybdopterin-binding subunit, which yields MNFDPRFSGRKFASVGTRPIRPDGVDKVTGRARYGADFNMAGQLVGRVLRSPHAHAIIRKIDTSKAEKLNGVKAVITAKDLPDLTDGDAAMYDILDNCMARTKALYDGHAVAAVAAVDARTARQALKLIEVDYEILPHVTDVDEAMQHHAPLINDTIFTEGLEEKPVKPSNVTKRSQFGHGDVHQGFGHADFIVERSFKTEQTHQGYIEPHACVASVSSDGTADLWVCTQGHFVYRQHCAQLLGMEASKLRVTSSEIGGGFGGKTHVWAEPVALALSRKAGRPVKLVMTRDEVFRASGPTSATSIDVKIGARKDGTITAAEATLRYSCGPYAGAWAEIGAMTAFACYKLDNVKTVGYEVLVNRPKTAAYRAPSAPMAAFAVESAVDELAKEIGMDPVDFRIKNAAQEGTRSSYGPVYGPIGIGPTLEAVKNHPHMKAPLKKNQGRGMACGFWFNFGGQTCVDLNIGMDGSVSLAVGTVDVGGSRASLSLVAAEELGIDYSQLKAIVADTSSLGYNDMTDGSRGTFSSSMATISAARNAIKILRERAAQMWDISVDDVIWEQGHAVAKGEKHGNLGKLSLKEIAAQSGKTGGPIAGHSELVADGAGVSFATHICDIEVDPETGSTRVIRYTVVQDAGKAVHPTYVEGQYQGGAAQGIGWALNEEYIYGKDGRLQNAGFLDYRIPVCSDLPMIDTQILEIPNPNHPYGVRGVGETSIVPPLAAIANAVSNAAGVRMTHIPMSPPRILAAIEAERGG from the coding sequence ATGAATTTCGATCCGCGTTTTTCCGGGCGTAAATTCGCATCCGTCGGCACGCGCCCCATCCGTCCCGACGGCGTCGACAAGGTGACGGGCCGCGCCCGCTACGGCGCCGACTTCAACATGGCCGGCCAACTGGTCGGCCGCGTGCTGCGCAGCCCGCACGCGCATGCGATCATCAGGAAGATCGACACGTCGAAGGCGGAAAAGCTGAACGGCGTGAAGGCGGTGATCACGGCGAAGGACCTGCCGGACCTGACCGATGGCGATGCCGCCATGTACGACATCCTCGACAATTGCATGGCGCGCACCAAGGCGCTCTATGACGGCCATGCGGTGGCCGCGGTCGCCGCCGTCGACGCCCGCACGGCCAGGCAGGCGCTGAAGCTGATCGAGGTCGACTACGAGATCCTGCCGCATGTCACCGATGTCGACGAGGCGATGCAGCACCATGCCCCGCTGATCAACGACACGATCTTCACCGAGGGGCTGGAGGAAAAGCCGGTAAAACCCTCCAACGTCACCAAGCGCAGCCAGTTCGGCCATGGCGATGTGCATCAGGGTTTCGGCCACGCCGATTTCATCGTCGAGCGCTCCTTCAAGACCGAGCAGACGCACCAGGGCTATATCGAGCCGCATGCCTGCGTGGCGAGCGTCTCGTCCGACGGCACCGCTGACCTGTGGGTCTGCACGCAGGGCCATTTCGTCTACCGCCAGCATTGCGCCCAGCTGCTCGGCATGGAAGCCTCGAAGCTGCGCGTCACCTCGTCGGAGATCGGCGGCGGCTTCGGCGGCAAGACCCATGTCTGGGCCGAGCCTGTGGCGCTTGCCTTGTCACGCAAGGCCGGACGGCCGGTGAAGCTCGTCATGACCCGCGACGAGGTGTTCCGCGCCTCGGGCCCGACCAGCGCCACCTCGATCGACGTCAAGATCGGCGCCCGCAAGGACGGCACCATCACCGCGGCGGAAGCGACGCTGCGCTACTCCTGCGGCCCCTATGCCGGCGCCTGGGCCGAGATCGGCGCCATGACGGCGTTCGCCTGCTACAAGCTCGATAACGTCAAGACCGTCGGCTACGAAGTGCTGGTCAACCGGCCGAAGACCGCGGCCTATCGCGCGCCGTCGGCGCCGATGGCGGCCTTCGCGGTGGAAAGCGCCGTCGACGAGCTCGCCAAGGAGATCGGCATGGACCCGGTCGACTTCCGCATCAAGAACGCCGCGCAGGAAGGCACGCGCTCGTCCTACGGTCCGGTCTACGGACCGATCGGCATTGGCCCGACGCTGGAAGCGGTGAAGAACCATCCGCACATGAAAGCGCCGCTCAAGAAGAACCAGGGCAGGGGCATGGCCTGCGGCTTCTGGTTCAATTTCGGCGGCCAGACCTGCGTGGACCTCAACATCGGCATGGACGGCTCGGTGTCGCTGGCCGTCGGCACGGTGGACGTGGGCGGCTCCCGCGCGTCGCTGTCGCTGGTGGCGGCGGAAGAGCTCGGCATCGATTACAGCCAGCTCAAGGCTATCGTGGCGGACACGTCGAGCCTCGGCTACAACGACATGACCGACGGCAGCCGCGGCACCTTCTCGTCCTCCATGGCGACTATCTCGGCCGCCCGCAACGCGATCAAGATCCTGCGCGAGCGCGCCGCGCAGATGTGGGACATTTCCGTCGACGACGTGATCTGGGAACAGGGCCACGCGGTCGCCAAGGGCGAGAAGCACGGCAATCTCGGCAAGCTGTCGCTGAAGGAGATCGCGGCGCAGTCCGGCAAGACCGGCGGGCCGATCGCCGGCCACAGCGAGCTCGTCGCCGACGGCGCCGGCGTCTCCTTCGCCACCCATATATGCGACATCGAGGTCGACCCCGAGACGGGCTCGACCAGGGTGATCCGCTACACGGTGGTGCAGGATGCCGGCAAGGCGGTGCACCCGACCTATGTCGAGGGCCAGTACCAGGGCGGCGCGGCGCAAGGCATCGGCTGGGCGCTCAACGAGGAGTATATCTACGGCAAGGACGGAAGGCTGCAGAACGCCGGCTTCCTCGACTACCGCATCCCGGTGTGCTCCGACCTGCCGATGATCGACACGCAGATCCTGGAAATCCCCAACCCCAACCACCCCTATGGCGTGCGCGGCGTCGGCGAAACCTCGATCGTGCCGCCGCTGGCGGCGATCGCCAACGCGGTGTCGAACGCGGCCGGCGTGCGCATGACGCATATTCCGATGTCACCGCCACGCATCCTGGCGGCCATCGAGGCGGAACGGGGAGGTTAA
- a CDS encoding MoaD/ThiS family protein, whose product MVEVTLWGALGQLAGGKSKVEVEAKDIRELFRKLAEQYPGFEPWIDRGIAVAIDGVIYRDTWSKELPQGAEIFLLPRLAGG is encoded by the coding sequence CTGGTCGAAGTCACCCTCTGGGGCGCGCTCGGCCAGCTCGCCGGCGGCAAGAGCAAGGTCGAGGTCGAAGCCAAGGACATCAGGGAACTGTTCAGGAAACTGGCTGAACAGTATCCCGGCTTCGAGCCATGGATCGATCGCGGCATTGCGGTCGCGATCGACGGGGTGATTTATCGGGATACGTGGAGCAAGGAGCTGCCGCAGGGGGCGGAGATTTTTTTGCTGCCGCGGTTGGCTGGGGGGTGA
- a CDS encoding anti-phage dCTP deaminase, producing the protein MARSTAVEKIEQKGGQKPDSKTVLAGSHSKELFFAVVGPVGAGASQAIKALQRVCKSGGYEVELIKASDLIRTWAKDNGLAFPGVGPKTLEVITELQNFGDSMREHDMAEVAKAAMREIAQRRANRTGQTYVKGEKVIPDSVKRVYLIDSIRHPAEIHLLRRTYGNAFGLIGVVCEEGVRRARILEKYFRGPEKALPETQSAVDRFMDRDSDDSNRKHGQHVTEAFYEADFFIDNTRDDPNGTKNLLDTDLSRFVSIISHDRVERPSIEETAMHHAHSARVRSACLSRQVGAALVDSDGTVVATGTNEVPAAGGGVYGERFATSSRGNDDHRCAFRAEAYCSSNREQNDIIDNLIEVLPELKKVADKIDLAARIRKTRLGGLIEFSRAVHAEMDALLSAGREGVSTVGTRLFVTTYPCHYCARHIVSAGVYEVQFIEPYPKSLARKLHSDSIEVTPSEWIPPVAKSIGAARAQMRTAQDVDKDDVKLNEPKVLFRPFVGVAPRMYVRAFEKTWQLKNKTSGEFEMRAPEWGSEWATLTVGYPELEAALAK; encoded by the coding sequence ATGGCGAGATCGACGGCCGTAGAGAAGATTGAACAGAAGGGTGGTCAGAAGCCGGATAGCAAGACCGTCTTGGCCGGGAGTCACTCGAAAGAACTTTTCTTTGCCGTTGTCGGTCCGGTAGGGGCAGGCGCGTCACAGGCAATCAAGGCACTGCAACGCGTTTGCAAGTCCGGCGGCTACGAAGTTGAGCTGATCAAGGCAAGCGATTTGATCCGAACCTGGGCAAAAGATAATGGCCTCGCCTTCCCTGGTGTGGGGCCCAAGACTTTGGAAGTGATCACCGAGTTGCAGAACTTTGGCGACTCGATGCGCGAGCACGACATGGCCGAAGTCGCCAAGGCGGCGATGCGCGAAATCGCACAGCGACGTGCAAATCGCACCGGTCAGACGTATGTCAAGGGCGAAAAGGTGATTCCTGACAGCGTCAAGCGCGTCTACCTTATCGATTCGATAAGGCACCCGGCCGAAATTCACCTGTTGCGCAGAACCTACGGTAACGCCTTCGGGCTGATCGGCGTCGTTTGTGAGGAGGGCGTGCGTCGCGCACGGATCCTCGAGAAATACTTCCGCGGGCCGGAGAAGGCGCTGCCTGAAACCCAGAGCGCCGTCGATCGTTTTATGGACCGCGACTCGGACGACTCCAACCGCAAGCATGGCCAGCATGTGACCGAAGCGTTCTACGAGGCGGATTTCTTTATCGATAATACCCGTGACGACCCGAACGGCACCAAGAACCTCCTCGACACCGATTTGAGCAGGTTCGTTAGCATCATCTCGCATGATCGTGTGGAGCGGCCCTCCATTGAGGAGACCGCGATGCACCATGCCCACTCCGCGCGCGTACGTAGCGCCTGCCTATCCCGGCAGGTGGGAGCGGCATTGGTCGACTCCGATGGTACCGTGGTCGCAACCGGAACGAACGAAGTGCCAGCGGCGGGTGGCGGCGTCTATGGCGAGCGTTTCGCGACGTCAAGCAGAGGCAATGACGATCATCGTTGTGCTTTCCGGGCCGAGGCATATTGCAGCAGCAATCGCGAGCAAAACGACATCATCGACAACTTGATCGAGGTCCTTCCAGAGCTGAAGAAGGTTGCGGACAAGATCGACCTGGCTGCGCGCATCCGGAAGACTCGGCTGGGTGGCCTTATCGAGTTCAGTCGTGCGGTCCATGCTGAAATGGATGCGTTGTTGTCGGCTGGGCGCGAAGGTGTTTCGACTGTGGGTACCCGCCTCTTCGTCACAACATATCCGTGCCACTATTGCGCTAGGCACATCGTCAGTGCCGGCGTGTACGAAGTGCAGTTCATTGAGCCGTATCCAAAGAGCCTGGCCAGAAAGCTGCACAGTGATTCCATCGAGGTGACCCCGTCCGAGTGGATACCGCCGGTCGCAAAGAGCATAGGTGCCGCGCGGGCTCAGATGCGTACGGCTCAGGACGTCGATAAGGACGACGTTAAGCTCAACGAGCCTAAGGTGCTCTTCAGGCCGTTTGTAGGGGTCGCACCGCGGATGTACGTCCGTGCATTCGAGAAGACGTGGCAACTCAAGAACAAGACAAGCGGAGAATTTGAGATGAGGGCACCAGAATGGGGTAGCGAATGGGCCACCTTAACGGTAGGCTATCCCGAACTCGAAGCAGCCTTGGCGAAATAG
- a CDS encoding class I SAM-dependent DNA methyltransferase, producing the protein MGQGQNVNRGLSIADFIGRWSNLDGGQERANYSLFLAELCDVIGVRRPDPALAEHDFNDYVFERRVQRKRPDGTTEAGRIDLYKRGCFILEAKQSRLRGGKKAVPEGQADLFAETESSLDTAASGLDHVMVRARRQAERYAASLPADHPYPPFIIACDVGRAIELYADFSGHGRHYAQFPDARQFRVEIDQLANSETRDLLRAVWEEPQSLNPAKKTAKVTREIAGRLAEISKALEGRGFEARSVTVFLMRCLFTMFVEDVGLLRKKGFTELLTKCLDDPTRFTFEIDDLWRHMDRGDYSPGIGERLLRFNGKLFKNAASLPLMEEEIRLLRDASDADWRDLEPAIFGTLFEQALDPDERKRLGAHYTPRAYVERVVDATIMEPLTKDWIGHQSAAAREIRDGSNATAIREIEDFLRRLASVRVLDPACGTGNFLYVALRRMKQLEGEALKQLHDIGGDEAVARVADISVKPEQFFGMELNKRAVEIAELVLWIGYIQWHMRTRSTVPTEPVLGSSDHVHQKDALITWSGYPHPQLKRDALGKPLADTQGSEIYVYLNAINADWPEADFIVGNPPFIGGKDIRARLGAGYAEALWAANPQMNPAADFVMYWWDRAADLLARKGTRLRRFGFVTTNSITQVFQRRVLERHLSGTSPVSLVFAIPDHPWTKTSKDAAAVRIAMTVAEAGERDGALRIVTREERLDTDEPTIEFVEREGRINADLSIGANTDRASDLVSNSAIGYRGVQLMGAGFIITKEKAVQLGVGKRPGLDKHIREYRNGRDLTSRPRGAMVIDLFGVSSNEVRRDFPEVYQHLLDTVKPERDRNNRASYRDKWWWFGEPRRELRPAIEGLPRYIATVETMKHRIFQFIDGQVLPDNKLVVMALDDAFALGVLSSRVHVAWSLATGGRLGVGNDPVYVKSKCFDPFPFPHANASASAEIGTIAEELDETRKRVLAEHPDITLTALYNVLGGVVAGNQLSRKEQDVRSRGCVLILRELHERLDAAVLKSYGWQADANVEQILDGLVRLNEIRAAEERRGFIKWLRPEYQIERIGPLAHRGDRIQAILSTKAKSRKTAFPAARLEQAQIVLDIMSRAKTPLSATDIAATFSSLEQTVTEVLDVLQSLVRLGQAESYDHGRTFFRAA; encoded by the coding sequence GTGGGACAAGGGCAAAATGTTAATAGAGGATTATCGATCGCCGATTTCATCGGGCGGTGGTCTAATCTTGACGGCGGCCAGGAGCGCGCCAACTACTCACTTTTCCTGGCGGAGCTTTGTGATGTGATTGGGGTAAGAAGACCCGATCCAGCCTTGGCCGAACATGACTTCAACGATTATGTATTCGAACGGCGCGTTCAGCGAAAACGCCCAGACGGAACAACGGAAGCCGGCCGGATCGACCTCTACAAACGAGGTTGCTTCATTCTCGAAGCAAAGCAGAGCCGCCTCCGTGGCGGCAAGAAAGCCGTTCCGGAAGGCCAGGCGGATTTATTCGCCGAGACGGAGAGCAGTCTTGACACCGCCGCATCAGGTCTTGATCACGTGATGGTCCGGGCTCGCCGGCAGGCAGAACGGTATGCTGCGTCGTTGCCTGCTGATCACCCTTACCCGCCATTCATCATCGCATGCGATGTCGGGCGCGCTATCGAACTCTATGCCGATTTTTCCGGCCACGGTCGCCACTATGCGCAGTTTCCCGACGCGCGGCAGTTCCGCGTAGAAATCGACCAGTTGGCAAATTCCGAGACGCGAGACCTACTTCGCGCCGTCTGGGAAGAGCCTCAATCCCTAAATCCCGCAAAGAAGACGGCAAAGGTCACCCGTGAGATTGCCGGGCGGCTCGCTGAAATCTCCAAGGCCCTTGAAGGGCGAGGCTTTGAAGCTCGTAGCGTCACAGTTTTTCTCATGCGTTGCCTTTTCACAATGTTCGTTGAGGACGTCGGCCTCCTTCGCAAGAAGGGTTTCACGGAGCTTCTGACGAAGTGCCTCGATGATCCCACGCGGTTTACGTTCGAGATCGACGACCTTTGGCGTCACATGGATCGTGGAGACTATTCACCTGGCATTGGCGAAAGGCTGCTTCGATTCAACGGCAAGCTGTTCAAGAACGCCGCCTCCCTTCCGCTGATGGAGGAGGAAATACGTCTGCTTCGCGACGCGTCGGATGCAGATTGGCGTGATCTGGAGCCGGCTATATTCGGCACCCTGTTCGAGCAGGCGCTGGATCCCGATGAAAGAAAACGCTTGGGAGCGCACTACACGCCGCGTGCCTACGTCGAAAGGGTCGTTGATGCGACCATCATGGAACCGCTGACCAAAGACTGGATCGGCCATCAATCGGCGGCTGCGCGCGAAATCCGCGATGGTTCCAATGCGACGGCCATCCGCGAGATAGAAGATTTCCTGAGGCGTCTGGCATCGGTACGGGTGCTCGACCCGGCATGCGGTACGGGGAATTTCCTCTATGTCGCCCTGCGCAGGATGAAGCAGTTGGAAGGCGAAGCGCTCAAGCAATTGCACGATATCGGCGGCGATGAGGCGGTTGCACGAGTAGCCGATATTTCGGTGAAGCCGGAGCAATTCTTCGGAATGGAACTCAACAAGCGAGCTGTCGAGATTGCCGAACTAGTCCTCTGGATAGGATACATCCAATGGCACATGCGGACACGCTCTACAGTGCCCACTGAGCCGGTTCTGGGCAGCAGTGACCATGTTCACCAGAAGGATGCCCTCATTACCTGGTCAGGGTACCCGCATCCGCAGCTCAAGCGCGACGCGCTGGGCAAGCCTTTGGCCGACACTCAAGGGAGCGAGATCTACGTCTATCTAAACGCAATCAATGCGGACTGGCCGGAGGCCGATTTCATCGTCGGGAACCCACCGTTCATTGGCGGAAAGGATATTCGCGCGCGCCTCGGCGCAGGCTACGCAGAAGCGTTGTGGGCCGCGAATCCACAGATGAATCCGGCAGCGGACTTCGTGATGTATTGGTGGGACCGCGCGGCCGATCTGCTTGCGAGAAAGGGAACCCGGCTACGTCGCTTCGGCTTTGTTACGACGAACTCCATAACACAGGTATTTCAGCGGCGAGTTCTTGAGCGGCATCTGTCGGGCACTTCGCCAGTTTCGCTTGTATTCGCCATTCCGGATCATCCTTGGACGAAGACGTCGAAGGATGCTGCCGCGGTCAGGATCGCGATGACCGTAGCTGAAGCCGGCGAACGTGATGGCGCACTGCGCATCGTTACGAGAGAAGAACGCCTAGATACCGACGAACCCACGATCGAGTTCGTTGAGCGTGAAGGCAGGATCAATGCGGACCTGTCGATTGGGGCAAACACGGACAGGGCCAGCGACCTCGTTAGCAACAGCGCGATCGGCTACCGAGGCGTCCAATTGATGGGTGCGGGTTTCATCATCACCAAAGAGAAGGCCGTTCAACTCGGCGTTGGAAAGCGACCTGGGCTCGACAAACATATCCGTGAATATCGGAATGGCAGGGATCTGACATCACGGCCGCGCGGAGCGATGGTCATAGACCTGTTTGGTGTCTCTTCCAATGAAGTTCGACGCGACTTTCCCGAGGTCTATCAACATCTCTTGGACACGGTGAAGCCGGAGCGGGACCGGAACAATCGAGCCTCTTACCGAGACAAATGGTGGTGGTTTGGTGAGCCACGAAGGGAACTCCGGCCGGCAATCGAAGGTCTGCCCCGCTACATCGCCACCGTCGAAACGATGAAGCATCGGATCTTCCAGTTCATTGATGGCCAGGTCCTTCCAGACAACAAGCTTGTAGTGATGGCACTCGATGACGCTTTCGCTCTCGGCGTACTTTCATCGCGCGTACATGTGGCTTGGTCACTGGCGACGGGCGGCAGGCTCGGGGTTGGAAACGACCCCGTCTATGTGAAATCTAAGTGTTTCGATCCCTTCCCGTTTCCTCACGCCAACGCATCGGCGAGCGCCGAAATTGGCACGATTGCTGAGGAACTCGACGAGACACGCAAACGAGTCCTTGCCGAGCATCCCGACATAACCCTAACCGCGCTCTACAATGTTCTTGGAGGCGTCGTTGCTGGTAACCAACTCTCCCGCAAGGAGCAAGATGTGCGAAGCCGCGGCTGTGTTCTGATCCTGCGGGAGCTCCACGAGCGGCTCGACGCGGCTGTTCTGAAATCCTATGGATGGCAGGCGGATGCTAACGTCGAGCAAATCCTCGATGGCCTTGTCCGTCTGAACGAAATCAGGGCGGCTGAAGAGCGCCGTGGCTTCATCAAATGGCTGCGTCCCGAATACCAAATCGAAAGGATCGGCCCGCTGGCACACCGCGGCGACCGCATCCAAGCGATCCTCTCCACCAAAGCGAAGAGCAGAAAGACAGCGTTCCCCGCCGCGCGGCTGGAACAGGCTCAGATCGTACTAGACATCATGAGTCGCGCGAAGACGCCTCTTTCGGCGACGGACATCGCCGCAACGTTCTCATCATTAGAACAGACAGTCACCGAAGTGCTAGATGTGCTTCAGTCCTTGGTTCGCCTTGGCCAAGCGGAAAGCTATGACCACGGAAGAACCTTCTTCCGGGCGGCATAG
- a CDS encoding ornithine cyclodeaminase family protein, producing MNNQSPAAETLPYLSSAVLDRLAISTPDIVDEIERQISGQRRGEVWCAPKAAVWPGDDRYFMATLGVASVPPVLATKSLVVNPRNAARGLATINSLITLLDAETGLPLALVDGNWVTAKRTAGLSAVAARRMARADSSSVAFIGCGVQARGHLEAFADLFPLREIRAFGRGKSNRDALCEMARSRGLEAIACDTAREAVEDADIVVTTVTLVPEPEPFLDANWLKPGNFTAITDLALPWLPETMHRFDRIVVDDLEQEKKMPKPMVDAALVAGDLTGLVCGDFAGRESAGEATAFVFRGMAVGDLAVAALAYMRAQAAGVVGA from the coding sequence ATGAACAACCAGTCCCCCGCCGCCGAAACGCTGCCCTATCTGTCGTCGGCGGTTCTCGATCGCCTGGCGATCTCCACGCCCGACATAGTCGACGAGATCGAACGCCAGATATCAGGCCAGAGGCGCGGCGAAGTCTGGTGCGCGCCCAAGGCCGCCGTGTGGCCGGGCGACGACCGCTACTTCATGGCAACGCTCGGCGTCGCCTCCGTTCCGCCGGTGCTGGCCACCAAGTCGCTGGTGGTGAACCCGCGCAACGCCGCGCGCGGACTGGCCACGATCAATTCGCTGATCACGCTGCTCGACGCCGAGACCGGCCTGCCGCTCGCCCTTGTCGACGGCAATTGGGTGACGGCCAAGCGCACGGCGGGTCTGAGCGCCGTCGCCGCCAGGCGCATGGCCCGGGCCGACTCATCATCCGTCGCCTTCATCGGCTGCGGGGTGCAAGCGCGCGGCCATTTGGAAGCCTTCGCCGACCTCTTTCCCCTGCGCGAAATCCGCGCCTTTGGCCGGGGAAAAAGCAATCGCGACGCGCTCTGCGAAATGGCGCGCTCGCGCGGCCTGGAAGCAATCGCCTGCGACACGGCAAGGGAAGCGGTGGAAGACGCCGACATTGTGGTGACGACAGTGACCCTGGTGCCCGAGCCCGAACCGTTCCTCGACGCCAACTGGCTGAAACCGGGCAACTTCACCGCCATCACCGACCTGGCCCTGCCCTGGCTGCCCGAAACGATGCACCGCTTCGACCGCATCGTCGTCGACGACCTGGAACAGGAAAAGAAAATGCCCAAACCCATGGTCGACGCAGCACTGGTCGCCGGCGACCTGACGGGCCTGGTGTGTGGCGACTTTGCGGGGCGGGAGAGTGCGGGTGAGGCCACGGCGTTTGTGTTCCGTGGGATGGCTGTGGGGGATCTTGCGGTTGCGGCGCTGGCGTATATGCGGGCGCAGGCGGCGGGGGTGGTTGGGGCGTAG
- a CDS encoding putative bifunctional diguanylate cyclase/phosphodiesterase translates to MPIATVLSALILAVQMLSHGGVGAVLWFAAVSIINSARLALAAAQPDISGSGARPVSARLSLYGALALASGIAWAFLAVLADGYTTAQAPLYLIVLAGLSAGSVTYSASYAPAAINFMTLPLLAAAGCVLARGGIENYVLAFTIVLFLGGMVRSALIGQAGFRETSRLKYEAREFAAEMDRNSRRDPLTNLLNRYGLEQAIRQLGPSDGPFVTMLVDLDGFKSVNDTYGHNIGDDLLVKVARRIEDHAPQGATIARIGGDEFVLLFSAARSARPAGALAGALIAAIAQPDPALNSVRVGASVGIYVSDNPRLTEMLLRADFALYAAKRKGRNEYCVFDAGLDQALERKHCIERDLRGAIEAGALCSWFQPLVRLDTSAVVGFEALLRWRHPLHGAISPPEIVTAARETGLLPLLTETVFRNCCAMIEALAGSGRGDVRVAMNLSPRELEAGNVDDMILDMLKVRHLPAAMLEIEITEEAPVDRERVDEKIGRLADAGISIVLDDFGTGFSTLVALKDSRIRKIKIDKHFVRDLAKSVEDQALVKTVIDLGRALGIEVMAEGVETDADRLILRSLDCMVAQGFLFSPALPAPEALAYEAAHPSRTLAAEALFDPAARRQSGSAA, encoded by the coding sequence ATGCCGATCGCCACGGTGCTTTCGGCGCTGATCCTGGCCGTGCAGATGCTTTCGCATGGCGGTGTTGGCGCGGTGCTGTGGTTCGCCGCGGTCAGCATCATCAACAGCGCCCGCCTGGCGCTTGCCGCCGCCCAGCCCGACATTTCCGGGAGCGGCGCGAGGCCGGTCAGCGCCCGGCTTTCCCTTTACGGCGCATTGGCGCTGGCATCCGGCATTGCCTGGGCTTTCCTGGCCGTGCTGGCGGACGGATACACCACGGCACAGGCGCCGCTCTATCTGATCGTGCTCGCGGGCCTGTCGGCCGGCTCCGTCACCTACTCGGCCTCCTATGCGCCGGCGGCGATCAATTTCATGACGCTGCCGCTTCTGGCCGCCGCCGGATGCGTGCTGGCCAGGGGCGGCATCGAGAATTACGTCCTGGCTTTCACCATCGTGCTGTTCCTCGGCGGAATGGTCAGGAGCGCGCTGATCGGGCAGGCCGGCTTCCGCGAGACGAGCCGCCTCAAATACGAGGCGCGGGAATTCGCCGCCGAGATGGACCGCAATTCCAGGCGCGATCCGCTGACGAATTTGCTCAACCGGTACGGGCTCGAGCAGGCGATCCGACAGCTAGGGCCTTCCGACGGCCCGTTCGTGACCATGCTGGTCGACCTCGACGGCTTCAAATCCGTCAACGACACCTATGGCCACAACATCGGCGACGACCTGCTGGTCAAGGTCGCGCGCAGGATCGAAGACCATGCGCCGCAAGGCGCCACGATCGCGCGCATCGGCGGCGACGAGTTCGTGCTGCTGTTTTCCGCCGCGAGATCCGCGCGTCCGGCCGGCGCGCTGGCCGGCGCGCTCATCGCGGCGATCGCGCAACCGGATCCGGCGTTGAACTCGGTGCGCGTCGGCGCCTCGGTCGGGATCTACGTTTCGGACAATCCACGCTTGACGGAAATGCTGCTGCGGGCCGATTTCGCGCTCTATGCGGCCAAGCGCAAGGGCAGGAACGAATACTGCGTCTTCGATGCCGGGCTCGACCAGGCGCTGGAGCGCAAGCACTGCATCGAGCGCGACCTGCGCGGCGCCATCGAGGCCGGCGCGCTGTGCTCATGGTTCCAGCCGCTGGTGCGCCTGGACACCAGCGCGGTGGTCGGCTTCGAGGCGCTGCTGCGCTGGCGGCACCCGCTCCATGGGGCGATCTCGCCGCCCGAGATCGTCACCGCCGCGCGCGAGACCGGCCTGCTGCCGCTGCTGACGGAAACGGTGTTCCGCAATTGCTGCGCCATGATCGAGGCGCTGGCCGGCAGCGGCCGCGGCGATGTGCGGGTCGCGATGAACCTGTCGCCGCGCGAGCTCGAGGCGGGCAATGTCGACGACATGATCCTGGACATGCTGAAGGTGAGGCACCTGCCCGCGGCGATGCTGGAGATCGAGATCACCGAGGAAGCGCCGGTCGACCGCGAGCGGGTCGACGAGAAGATCGGCCGCCTCGCCGACGCCGGCATATCGATCGTGCTCGACGATTTCGGCACCGGCTTTTCGACCCTGGTCGCGCTGAAGGACAGCCGCATCCGCAAGATCAAGATCGACAAGCATTTCGTGCGCGACCTGGCCAAGTCGGTCGAGGACCAGGCGCTGGTCAAGACGGTCATCGATCTCGGCCGCGCGCTGGGCATAGAGGTGATGGCCGAGGGGGTGGAGACGGACGCCGACCGCCTGATCCTGCGCTCGCTCGACTGCATGGTCGCGCAAGGCTTTCTCTTCTCGCCGGCGCTGCCCGCGCCCGAGGCGCTTGCCTACGAGGCGGCCCATCCGAGCCGCACGCTCGCGGCGGAAGCGCTCTTCGACCCCGCCGCAAGGCGCCAGAGCGGCAGCGCGGCCTGA